From a region of the Neobacillus niacini genome:
- a CDS encoding LacI family DNA-binding transcriptional regulator has translation MEKVTMADVAREAGVSKSTVSQYLNKRYEYMSEKTKQKIEEAIDTLGYQPNFLARSLKQKRTSLIGIIVANITHYFSTEVSRAIEDFFHQYDLQTIVCNADDDPDKEKKYIEMLRAKQVDGLIIFPTGKNNELYEIMINQGYPVVFVDRKVENLDVFSVITDNTESTYKAIQHFIHNGHKNIAFAVQPLTVSTRIERLEGYKKALNDAGFEVNPNYIIEASIPDMKKQLEELFSLDVKPTALFAANDRVFIALGEFLKEKGMKFGKDLDVVVFDNIPFSQMLETTLSFIIQPAAKMGTKAAELLYQQIRKENHAPEVIVFPSEIK, from the coding sequence ATGGAAAAAGTAACGATGGCCGATGTGGCCCGTGAAGCAGGTGTATCAAAAAGTACCGTTTCTCAATACTTAAATAAACGATATGAATATATGAGTGAAAAAACAAAGCAGAAAATTGAAGAGGCCATTGACACCCTAGGGTATCAACCCAATTTTTTAGCAAGGAGCCTCAAACAGAAGCGTACCTCTCTTATTGGAATCATTGTTGCGAATATAACACATTATTTCTCGACAGAAGTGAGCCGTGCGATTGAGGATTTCTTTCATCAATATGATTTGCAGACCATCGTGTGCAATGCCGATGATGATCCGGATAAGGAAAAGAAGTATATTGAAATGTTGCGGGCGAAACAGGTGGATGGGCTAATTATTTTTCCAACAGGAAAAAATAATGAATTATATGAAATCATGATAAATCAAGGCTATCCCGTTGTGTTTGTCGATCGAAAAGTAGAAAATCTTGATGTGTTTTCCGTGATTACCGACAACACTGAATCCACTTACAAGGCCATTCAGCATTTCATCCACAACGGACATAAAAATATTGCCTTTGCCGTCCAGCCGCTTACAGTCAGCACACGGATAGAAAGATTGGAAGGATACAAAAAAGCTTTGAATGACGCAGGCTTTGAGGTAAATCCAAATTACATTATCGAAGCAAGTATCCCCGATATGAAAAAGCAATTGGAAGAGCTTTTTTCATTAGATGTAAAACCAACAGCCCTATTTGCAGCGAATGATCGTGTTTTTATTGCTCTTGGAGAATTCTTAAAAGAAAAAGGAATGAAGTTTGGGAAAGACCTAGATGTAGTAGTATTTGACAACATCCCCTTCTCCCAAATGCTCGAGACAACCCTATCCTTTATCATACAACCAGCAGCAAAAATGGGGACCAAAGCCGCCGAACTCCTTTATCAACAAATTCGCAAAGAAAATCATGCCCCCGAAGTAATCGTATTTCCGAGCGAGATCAAGTAG
- a CDS encoding MFS transporter: MNQTIAKKRWFYLIPIAFITYSLAYLDRANYGFGAASGLAKDLDITAATSSLLGALFFLGYFFFQVPGAAYAEKKSAKVLIFWSLIAWGLLATFTGMVTNVKLLFVIRFALGVVESAVMPSMLVLLSNWFTKKERSRANTFLILGNPATVLWMSIVSGYLVESVGWRWMFIIEGLPAVVWAFIWWKLVNDKPKDAKWLTDKEKSDLELQLAKEQEGIKPVKNYAEAFKSKPVILLSIQYFLWSIGVYGFVMWLPSIIKAAPNMDIVTTGWLSSVPYILAIVLMLTASYFSDKMMNRSAFVWPFLLIGAIAFYASYAIGTQHFWISFALLVIAGGAMYAPYGPFFAIIPEILPRNVAGGAMALINSMGALGSFVGAYIVGYLNGATGGFGASYIFMAGSLFLSAILTVWAVNVAKKDSSKPAAMKMSA, translated from the coding sequence ATGAACCAAACGATTGCCAAAAAAAGATGGTTTTATCTGATTCCTATTGCTTTTATCACTTACAGTCTTGCCTATCTTGACCGTGCCAACTATGGGTTTGGAGCGGCTTCTGGATTAGCAAAGGACCTTGACATTACAGCGGCCACTTCTTCCCTGCTTGGGGCACTTTTCTTCTTGGGTTATTTCTTTTTCCAAGTACCAGGTGCAGCTTACGCGGAGAAAAAGAGTGCCAAGGTATTAATCTTTTGGTCATTAATCGCTTGGGGCTTACTTGCTACGTTCACGGGTATGGTAACGAATGTGAAGTTACTGTTCGTCATTCGTTTCGCCCTTGGAGTCGTAGAAAGCGCTGTTATGCCGTCGATGCTTGTACTATTGAGCAACTGGTTTACAAAAAAAGAACGTTCACGTGCCAATACGTTCTTAATACTTGGTAACCCCGCAACTGTTTTATGGATGTCCATTGTTTCTGGTTATTTAGTTGAATCGGTTGGCTGGAGATGGATGTTTATTATTGAAGGGCTGCCTGCTGTCGTTTGGGCGTTTATTTGGTGGAAGTTAGTCAATGATAAGCCGAAAGATGCAAAATGGTTAACCGATAAAGAAAAGTCTGACCTTGAACTACAATTAGCTAAAGAACAAGAAGGAATTAAGCCGGTTAAAAATTACGCAGAAGCCTTCAAATCAAAACCCGTTATTTTACTTAGCATTCAATACTTCCTATGGAGCATTGGTGTCTATGGATTTGTGATGTGGCTCCCTTCTATTATTAAAGCGGCGCCAAATATGGATATTGTTACAACAGGCTGGTTGTCTTCAGTCCCTTATATTTTAGCCATTGTTTTAATGTTAACTGCTTCCTATTTCTCTGATAAAATGATGAACCGAAGTGCTTTTGTTTGGCCATTCCTATTAATTGGCGCAATCGCCTTCTATGCTTCGTATGCAATTGGCACACAGCACTTCTGGATTTCCTTTGCCCTGTTGGTCATTGCAGGTGGTGCGATGTATGCTCCATACGGTCCATTCTTTGCAATTATTCCTGAAATCCTGCCGCGTAACGTTGCCGGCGGTGCAATGGCTCTGATTAACTCTATGGGTGCATTAGGATCCTTCGTTGGTGCCTATATTGTAGGATATTTGAACGGTGCAACAGGTGGATTTGGTGCTTCTTATATCTTTATGGCAGGATCTTTATTCCTATCTGCAATCTTGACTGTTTGGGCGGTAAATGTCGCAAAAAAGGATAGCAGCAAGCCCGCAGCTATGAAAATGAGTGCGTAA
- a CDS encoding sugar kinase, producing the protein MKKLDVVTFGEAMAMFMANHPGSLHEVNQFTRELAGAETNVAIGLARLGLGSGWASKVGNDAFGKFIMNRLQNENVNIDHVLLDNTYPTGFQLKSMVLEGDPEVQYFRKGSAASHLTVGDFNEEYFTAAKHLHMTGIPLAISTGARAFAKHALTTMKKNGRKVSLDPNLRPTLWASQEEMVKEINEVAFQADYVLPGLAEGEILTGLKNPRDIASFYLDKGVELVVIKLGPAGAFYKTATEEGTVLGFPVEKVVDTVGAGDGFAVGVISGLLEGISIHDAVMRGNAIGSLAVQSPGDNDGYPTKAQLKKYIENNLQGVN; encoded by the coding sequence ATGAAAAAGTTAGATGTGGTAACATTCGGCGAAGCAATGGCGATGTTCATGGCGAATCATCCTGGTTCCTTACATGAAGTTAACCAATTCACCCGTGAGCTTGCAGGCGCTGAAACCAACGTCGCCATCGGACTTGCCCGCCTTGGGCTCGGCTCTGGCTGGGCGAGTAAAGTAGGAAATGACGCGTTTGGAAAATTTATTATGAACCGTCTCCAAAATGAAAACGTCAACATAGACCACGTTTTGCTAGACAACACGTACCCTACTGGGTTCCAATTAAAGTCAATGGTGTTAGAAGGAGATCCTGAAGTTCAATATTTCCGTAAAGGATCCGCTGCAAGTCATCTTACTGTAGGAGATTTTAATGAAGAGTATTTCACAGCCGCTAAACACCTTCATATGACAGGGATTCCATTAGCGATTTCAACAGGTGCACGAGCATTTGCCAAACATGCGTTAACGACTATGAAAAAAAATGGTCGGAAGGTCTCCTTGGATCCGAATTTACGTCCGACTCTTTGGGCATCACAAGAAGAAATGGTAAAAGAAATCAATGAAGTAGCTTTCCAAGCAGATTACGTTTTACCGGGGTTAGCTGAGGGTGAAATTTTAACAGGTTTAAAAAACCCTCGTGATATTGCTTCCTTTTACTTGGATAAAGGGGTCGAGCTTGTGGTCATTAAGCTTGGGCCGGCGGGTGCTTTTTATAAAACAGCAACCGAAGAAGGAACCGTACTCGGCTTTCCTGTAGAAAAGGTCGTCGATACCGTTGGTGCAGGTGATGGTTTTGCTGTCGGAGTGATCAGTGGACTCCTTGAAGGTATCTCCATTCATGACGCGGTTATGCGAGGAAATGCAATTGGTTCACTAGCTGTTCAGTCACCTGGTGACAACGATGGCTATCCAACCAAAGCACAGTTAAAAAAATATATAGAAAATAATTTACAGGGAGTGAATTAA
- a CDS encoding sugar phosphate isomerase/epimerase family protein gives MQNVIVPLNAFDRVEVLEKGQTSFIKLIASSGAYGIEIRRELFSEQVPPIESMKQEIEQHQLFTVYSAPVELWNANHQLNEQELTAIFEEGKKLGAKWVKVSLGHFSKEQSHLSYLHFFLKQHSEIQLFVENDQTLYGGNVSNLKAFFESASEQNVPVKMTFDAGNWYYAKQDIDDALSQLSQYVQYLHLKQVNLENGELVTVPLQKNIGHSWEKVMNSLPSNLVKALEFPIQPKERTKEYIQMFTESEVLL, from the coding sequence ATGCAAAATGTGATTGTTCCTTTAAATGCTTTTGATAGAGTCGAAGTCTTAGAGAAAGGACAAACTTCTTTTATTAAGCTTATTGCAAGTTCAGGTGCTTATGGAATTGAGATTCGCCGCGAGTTATTTTCAGAACAAGTTCCGCCGATAGAAAGCATGAAACAAGAAATAGAACAACATCAACTTTTTACTGTGTATTCCGCACCCGTCGAATTATGGAATGCGAATCATCAGTTAAACGAACAAGAGTTAACTGCCATTTTTGAAGAAGGAAAAAAGCTTGGTGCCAAGTGGGTCAAAGTATCACTAGGACATTTTAGTAAAGAGCAATCCCATTTAAGCTACCTCCACTTCTTTTTGAAGCAGCATTCTGAAATTCAATTATTCGTAGAGAACGATCAAACGCTGTATGGCGGAAATGTTTCCAACTTAAAGGCATTTTTTGAAAGCGCCTCCGAACAGAATGTGCCGGTTAAAATGACATTTGATGCCGGAAACTGGTACTATGCCAAGCAGGATATAGACGACGCTTTAAGTCAGCTGTCCCAATATGTCCAGTATCTTCATTTGAAACAAGTTAATTTGGAAAACGGAGAACTCGTAACCGTGCCGCTTCAAAAAAACATTGGACACAGCTGGGAAAAAGTGATGAACAGCCTCCCTTCCAATCTAGTGAAAGCGCTTGAGTTCCCCATACAACCAAAGGAACGAACAAAAGAGTATATCCAAATGTTCACAGAAAGCGAGGTACTACTATGA
- a CDS encoding YvrJ family protein translates to MEQMIPLISEVGFPIVVTLYLLYRIESKLDMVVQSIQNLPERMKA, encoded by the coding sequence GTGGAGCAAATGATACCTCTAATTAGTGAGGTAGGATTTCCAATCGTTGTGACTCTCTATTTGCTATATCGGATTGAATCGAAGCTAGATATGGTAGTCCAATCGATTCAAAATCTTCCCGAACGCATGAAGGCATAG
- a CDS encoding DUF2922 domain-containing protein: MAKTLELEFTTEFGKSARLSIDNPKEPIDGSVVKAAMEEMIASGVFTSTNGNFATAKGARVIDRNVTEYEII; this comes from the coding sequence ATGGCTAAAACATTAGAGTTGGAGTTTACGACAGAGTTTGGTAAATCCGCACGTTTATCAATAGACAATCCGAAGGAACCGATTGACGGATCTGTGGTGAAGGCGGCGATGGAAGAGATGATCGCGTCAGGAGTTTTCACTTCTACAAACGGTAATTTTGCTACTGCGAAAGGAGCTCGGGTTATCGATCGAAATGTAACCGAATATGAGATTATTTAA
- a CDS encoding DUF1659 domain-containing protein: MAQAVVTSSKLRLVFQVGMDDEGKPVLKAKTLSNIQKSATADQLFQAAQALIGLSNDTLSNIERVDNADLLA; encoded by the coding sequence ATGGCACAGGCAGTTGTAACATCGTCTAAGTTACGTTTGGTGTTTCAAGTTGGCATGGATGACGAAGGAAAACCTGTTTTAAAAGCAAAGACACTTAGTAACATCCAGAAATCCGCGACAGCTGATCAACTATTCCAGGCAGCACAAGCGTTGATCGGTTTATCCAACGACACTCTCAGCAATATTGAGAGAGTCGACAATGCAGATTTACTAGCGTAA
- a CDS encoding Spo0E family sporulation regulatory protein-aspartic acid phosphatase: MMKTNKSTQIENKKLLMDIVELKIKLSELFTQSGPNTSEYISLSIKLDCLMNEYFNEKIEQLI, translated from the coding sequence ATGATGAAAACAAATAAATCGACCCAAATTGAAAACAAAAAACTTTTAATGGACATTGTGGAGTTAAAAATAAAACTAAGTGAATTATTTACCCAAAGTGGCCCAAATACTTCCGAATATATAAGTCTATCAATCAAACTCGATTGCCTGATGAATGAATACTTTAACGAGAAAATAGAACAACTAATCTAA
- a CDS encoding DoxX family membrane protein, whose translation MFNKFLRENKISAAILTVIRLYLGYSWFTAGFHKITGGFDASGFLKGATANPVKGPDGNMVYAWYVDFLKDFALPNIDVFNFIVPWGETLIGLGLLLGCLTTAAMFFGLVMNFSFFLAGTVSHNPTDIFLGFIILAAGFNAGKYGLDRRVVPFIRKTAKTYTEKNKAAA comes from the coding sequence ATGTTTAACAAATTTTTAAGAGAAAATAAGATTTCAGCAGCTATTTTAACCGTTATTCGTTTATACCTTGGCTACTCTTGGTTCACAGCTGGTTTTCATAAAATTACAGGTGGCTTTGACGCTTCAGGCTTTTTAAAAGGAGCAACAGCGAACCCCGTTAAAGGTCCAGATGGCAATATGGTTTATGCGTGGTATGTTGATTTCTTAAAAGACTTTGCACTACCAAACATCGATGTGTTCAACTTCATCGTTCCTTGGGGCGAAACATTGATCGGTTTAGGACTTCTATTAGGATGTTTAACAACAGCAGCAATGTTCTTTGGTCTAGTGATGAACTTCAGCTTTTTCTTAGCAGGAACTGTATCTCATAACCCAACTGACATTTTTTTAGGCTTCATCATCTTAGCAGCAGGCTTCAACGCAGGTAAATATGGTTTAGACCGCCGGGTGGTTCCATTCATCCGGAAAACAGCTAAGACTTATACTGAAAAAAATAAAGCAGCAGCCTAA